A region of Fimbriimonadaceae bacterium DNA encodes the following proteins:
- a CDS encoding putative O-methyltransferase (putative O-methyltransferase/MSMEI_4947), whose translation MGRSLLPEAVERYIDANLVKSTEVERRLYDETMRLERSAMASSPEVGAVLALLVKLVGAKRIVEIGVFTGYATLKMAMALPPDGRLVACDVIEEWTAIGQSYWVEAGVADRIDLRIAPALETLAGLEAESFDMAFIDADKENYHAYYERCLKLIRSGGLIVLDNLLWDGKVADLAIDDADTVALRQVGLAIASDPRVDAALLTVGDGLMLARVK comes from the coding sequence ATGGGTAGGTCTCTCTTGCCGGAAGCCGTCGAGCGGTACATCGATGCCAACCTCGTGAAGTCAACCGAGGTCGAGCGTCGGCTATACGACGAAACGATGCGACTGGAGCGATCGGCCATGGCCAGCTCGCCCGAAGTTGGCGCCGTGCTGGCGCTCCTGGTCAAGTTGGTGGGTGCCAAACGCATTGTCGAGATCGGGGTCTTCACCGGATATGCGACCCTCAAGATGGCGATGGCCCTGCCGCCCGACGGCAGACTGGTCGCCTGCGACGTCATCGAAGAATGGACGGCAATTGGGCAGTCTTATTGGGTGGAAGCCGGCGTCGCGGACCGCATCGACCTCCGCATCGCACCTGCCCTCGAAACGCTGGCCGGCCTGGAGGCGGAGAGCTTCGACATGGCCTTCATCGACGCCGACAAAGAGAACTACCACGCATATTACGAGCGATGTCTCAAGCTGATACGATCTGGCGGCCTGATCGTTCTCGACAACCTGCTCTGGGACGGAAAAGTCGCCGACCTTGCAATCGACGATGCGGACACGGTCGCCCTCCGACAGGTGGGCCTGGCCATCGCATCCGACCCACGCGTGGATGCGGCGCTTCTTACCGTGGGTGACGGCCTGATGCTGGCGCGGGTGAAGTAG
- the dap_4 gene encoding D-aminopeptidase, translating into MKFAVCMTAAFLAALSWADDVDDLIRKEMDARRIPGMSVLITKDDKLIKRAAYGKADLELDVPMTVHHVMESGSIGKTFTATVIFQLIEEGKLNLSDTLGKRLKDCPEPWKDLTLQMLLSHSSGLPDYAGVPGLGLIEKWEKADWFKKMPTLPFDFAPGTQFAYSNSNYWLLGFVAEEAGGKPILELVQARIFDKLGLKHSYVADELAIIPHRAKGYLRNGPTLLNGPSIAPGYGDGSLINSCEDLAALEKGLREGKLLKPETVAQMQTAHRLPNGRKTGYGYGWFVREVNKIKLVSHGGNTAGYFASLFRVPTKGLTIVVEGNIHDVGGDGVAQKIAELYVPELRYVKLPEAQDPDPKATAQRLDVIKSLAARTPNEELIDPDMSARLKTGRGQMAMGSFARFKDLGKLAYLGTEADDPDTVVKYRGELNGKTYLFTFTITKAGKVYSVGHREE; encoded by the coding sequence ATGAAGTTTGCCGTTTGCATGACCGCCGCTTTCCTAGCGGCCCTCTCTTGGGCCGATGACGTCGACGATTTGATTCGGAAAGAAATGGACGCTCGCCGCATCCCTGGGATGTCCGTGCTGATCACAAAAGACGATAAGCTGATCAAGCGGGCTGCCTATGGCAAAGCCGACCTCGAGCTTGATGTGCCGATGACGGTGCACCATGTCATGGAGAGCGGGTCAATCGGCAAGACCTTTACCGCAACCGTCATTTTTCAGCTCATCGAAGAAGGGAAGCTGAACCTGAGCGATACGCTCGGCAAGAGGCTTAAGGATTGCCCCGAGCCGTGGAAGGATCTCACTCTGCAGATGCTTCTAAGTCATTCCAGCGGATTGCCGGACTATGCAGGCGTTCCTGGGCTGGGCCTGATCGAAAAGTGGGAGAAGGCCGATTGGTTCAAAAAGATGCCCACGCTGCCGTTCGACTTTGCGCCAGGCACCCAGTTCGCGTATAGCAACAGCAACTACTGGTTGCTTGGCTTTGTGGCAGAGGAGGCGGGCGGCAAGCCGATCTTGGAGCTCGTCCAAGCTCGCATCTTCGATAAGCTCGGCCTCAAGCATAGTTATGTTGCCGACGAGCTCGCCATCATCCCACACCGCGCGAAGGGTTACCTGCGCAATGGACCGACCCTGCTGAACGGTCCGAGCATCGCACCCGGATACGGGGACGGCTCGCTCATCAACTCGTGCGAGGATCTGGCCGCTCTGGAGAAAGGATTGCGCGAGGGCAAGCTGCTCAAGCCTGAAACTGTGGCTCAGATGCAGACGGCCCATCGGCTGCCAAACGGACGAAAGACCGGCTACGGTTACGGCTGGTTTGTTCGAGAGGTCAACAAGATCAAGCTCGTTTCCCACGGCGGCAACACAGCCGGCTACTTTGCCTCGTTATTCCGGGTTCCCACGAAGGGGCTCACGATCGTCGTGGAGGGCAACATCCACGATGTCGGAGGTGACGGCGTCGCGCAGAAGATCGCCGAACTCTATGTGCCCGAACTGCGCTACGTCAAGCTCCCCGAGGCGCAGGACCCTGATCCCAAGGCAACGGCCCAGCGACTGGACGTTATCAAGTCGCTGGCTGCTAGAACGCCGAACGAAGAGCTGATCGACCCGGATATGTCCGCCCGATTAAAGACCGGAAGGGGCCAAATGGCAATGGGAAGCTTTGCACGATTCAAAGACCTTGGTAAATTGGCCTACCTTGGCACCGAGGCCGATGATCCCGATACCGTCGTCAAGTACCGTGGGGAACTCAACGGTAAAACCTACTTGTTCACCTTCACCATCACAAAGGCTGGGAAAGTGTATAGCGTAGGCCATCGGGAAGAGTGA
- the arsC2 gene encoding Arsenate-mycothiol transferase ArsC2 — protein sequence MTTILFVCVHNAGRSQMAEAFLNRAAEERGLAARAKSAGTEGAGSLNPTVVQVMDEIGIPMIGQSPKSITAEIVSWADRTIGMGCGVEADRCPVRFLMAEDWGIDDPSGQPIETVRKIRDQVRQRVERLVEELEGSAE from the coding sequence ATGACAACGATCCTCTTCGTCTGCGTCCACAATGCGGGCAGGTCGCAAATGGCAGAGGCGTTTCTAAATCGTGCTGCCGAGGAACGAGGTCTCGCGGCAAGGGCCAAGTCAGCCGGCACCGAAGGTGCCGGCTCGCTCAACCCAACTGTCGTACAGGTGATGGATGAGATCGGGATTCCAATGATTGGCCAGAGCCCAAAATCGATTACGGCCGAGATCGTATCCTGGGCGGATCGAACGATAGGGATGGGGTGCGGTGTCGAAGCCGACCGGTGCCCGGTCCGCTTCCTCATGGCAGAGGATTGGGGCATCGACGATCCGTCCGGGCAGCCCATCGAGACTGTCAGGAAGATCCGCGACCAAGTTCGGCAACGAGTCGAGCGGCTGGTCGAGGAGCTTGAAGGGTCCGCGGAATGA
- a CDS encoding 2-hydroxy-1,4-benzoquinone reductase yields the protein MATYNVGYLVGSLSSTSINRKLAQALIKLAPPDLEFEEIAIRDLPLYSSDYDSSFPPVAKALKDAVSRSHAILFVTPEYNRSIPGGLKNAIDWASRPWGTNSFARKPTAVIGTSPGSIGTAVAQQSLRSVLSFLNAPQMNSPEAYITFTPDLIDADGNVTNPSTEKFLRNYVAEFHDFIVRVLTVVPHEEVVCPTD from the coding sequence ATGGCGACATACAATGTGGGCTACTTAGTCGGAAGCCTGTCTTCGACCTCGATCAACCGTAAACTTGCCCAGGCCCTCATCAAATTGGCTCCGCCGGACTTAGAATTTGAGGAGATCGCTATTCGGGATCTCCCCCTTTACAGCAGCGATTACGACAGCAGCTTTCCGCCGGTGGCGAAGGCGCTCAAGGACGCGGTCAGCCGTTCGCATGCGATCCTGTTTGTGACACCCGAGTACAACCGTTCCATCCCAGGTGGATTGAAGAATGCGATCGACTGGGCCAGCCGACCTTGGGGGACCAACTCGTTTGCGCGAAAGCCGACCGCCGTCATCGGAACGTCTCCTGGCTCGATTGGTACGGCCGTTGCCCAACAGAGCCTCCGCAGTGTGCTGAGCTTTCTGAACGCGCCGCAAATGAACTCGCCCGAGGCCTATATCACATTCACCCCCGACCTCATCGACGCCGACGGCAACGTCACGAATCCGTCCACCGAGAAGTTCCTCAGAAACTACGTTGCGGAGTTCCATGATTTCATTGTGCGAGTGCTCACGGTGGTACCGCACGAAGAGGTCGTCTGCCCTACCGACTAA
- the iolG_14 gene encoding Inositol 2-dehydrogenase/D-chiro-inositol 3-dehydrogenase, protein MAQKLSRRDLLKASAAAAVAPVIVHATPKQDKVRFGVIGVRGRGGSNLDSAAQYGKVVALCDVDATFRGEALAAHPDAATFEDFRQMLDAMHRQIDAVVVSTPDHTHAVAAAMAMKYGLHVYCEKPMTRTISEARRLAQLAKDKKVATQMGNQGTSLPSLRQAAEHIRRGTFGAVKEVHCWTDRSGGWWPQGVDRPQPAPTPRTVDFNLWLGPSPDRPYAQGYHPFAWRGWWDFGSGALGDIGCHCMNLPFAALDLRDPIAVQAQTSGHNRDSFPSWSIVTYEFGQRGKRAPLKLVWYDGGKVPSQDIAPTLKYPPNGCLIVCEQAVLYAAAEYAGSVEVIGQGPLPEIEVDISPGHFAEWVRAIQGGKPSMANFPNYAGPLTETVLLGNLAVWADGPRVEWDARRMSVKGSNEFDKLIRPDRRPGWDL, encoded by the coding sequence ATGGCTCAGAAGTTGTCTCGACGCGATCTGCTCAAGGCTTCCGCCGCGGCAGCGGTTGCGCCCGTTATCGTCCATGCGACTCCAAAGCAGGATAAGGTCCGGTTTGGCGTCATTGGCGTTCGTGGCCGGGGAGGCAGCAATCTAGACTCCGCCGCTCAATACGGAAAGGTCGTCGCGCTCTGTGACGTCGATGCGACGTTTCGTGGCGAGGCGCTTGCCGCCCACCCCGACGCCGCGACGTTCGAGGATTTCCGTCAGATGCTGGATGCTATGCACCGGCAGATCGACGCGGTTGTGGTGAGCACGCCCGACCATACCCATGCGGTAGCAGCGGCGATGGCGATGAAGTACGGGCTCCACGTGTATTGCGAGAAGCCGATGACCCGCACGATTTCCGAAGCGCGGAGATTGGCTCAGCTGGCCAAAGACAAGAAGGTCGCGACCCAAATGGGCAATCAGGGCACTTCGCTGCCGAGCTTGCGCCAAGCCGCCGAACACATTCGCAGAGGCACCTTCGGTGCCGTCAAGGAAGTTCACTGTTGGACGGATCGCTCAGGTGGATGGTGGCCCCAGGGCGTCGACCGACCACAGCCCGCGCCCACGCCGCGGACAGTCGACTTCAACCTGTGGCTTGGACCCTCACCGGATCGGCCCTATGCTCAGGGGTACCACCCGTTTGCGTGGCGCGGCTGGTGGGACTTTGGCAGCGGCGCTCTTGGCGATATCGGATGCCACTGCATGAACCTGCCGTTCGCGGCTCTGGACTTGCGCGATCCAATCGCCGTTCAAGCTCAAACGAGCGGACACAACCGGGATAGTTTTCCCTCATGGTCGATCGTTACATACGAGTTTGGGCAGCGCGGCAAGAGAGCCCCGTTAAAGCTGGTGTGGTACGACGGCGGCAAGGTTCCCTCGCAGGATATCGCACCGACCCTCAAGTATCCGCCCAACGGCTGCCTGATCGTTTGCGAACAGGCGGTCCTCTATGCCGCAGCCGAATATGCCGGAAGCGTGGAAGTTATCGGGCAGGGTCCGCTGCCGGAGATCGAAGTTGACATTTCGCCTGGCCACTTCGCCGAATGGGTGAGGGCAATCCAAGGCGGCAAGCCGTCGATGGCGAACTTCCCGAACTACGCCGGCCCTCTGACGGAGACGGTTCTCCTCGGAAACCTCGCCGTTTGGGCAGATGGCCCACGAGTCGAATGGGATGCTCGGAGGATGTCGGTGAAGGGAAGCAACGAGTTCGACAAGCTGATTCGACCCGACCGGCGACCAGGATGGGATTTATAG
- the rbsK/rbiA gene encoding Bifunctional ribokinase/ribose-5-phosphate isomerase A, producing the protein MTEFRAGNVLVVGSANADLVARVERFPCAGETVIGLGFEVHPGGKGANQAVAAARFGADATFVGCLGADAHADLLRRSLLESGANIAHIQVASDRPTGTAVILVDSSGQNQIVVVPGANHTIDASRIPIENLARGGATAMLVQLEIPTEAVNLCLARAKDAGMTTILNPAPITNFEGLNWSAVDVAVPNESEAGRLWSVASERGYRGTTIVTRGKEGFELHLPNEEKLAMQAPDVDAVDSTGAGDCFCGVVAALWNQSDDKLGVCEIAMMAASLSVTRRGAQPSMPSYSEVKGFVESL; encoded by the coding sequence ATGACTGAGTTCCGCGCTGGAAACGTGCTGGTGGTCGGCAGCGCGAATGCAGACTTGGTGGCGCGAGTCGAACGCTTCCCTTGTGCAGGAGAAACCGTGATCGGCCTCGGGTTCGAGGTCCATCCCGGCGGCAAAGGCGCCAACCAGGCAGTCGCTGCGGCCAGGTTTGGGGCGGACGCGACCTTTGTCGGCTGCCTTGGGGCTGATGCCCACGCCGATCTTTTGCGGCGGAGCTTGCTTGAATCAGGAGCCAATATCGCCCACATCCAGGTCGCCTCCGATCGGCCCACAGGAACCGCGGTAATCCTGGTCGATTCGAGCGGCCAGAACCAGATCGTCGTCGTTCCCGGCGCAAACCACACGATCGACGCAAGCCGCATTCCGATCGAGAACCTTGCCAGAGGCGGCGCAACGGCCATGCTGGTCCAACTGGAGATCCCCACCGAAGCTGTGAATCTCTGCCTTGCCAGGGCCAAGGACGCGGGAATGACGACGATCCTGAATCCCGCGCCGATCACCAACTTTGAAGGCCTCAATTGGTCGGCTGTCGATGTGGCGGTTCCCAACGAGTCCGAAGCAGGGCGGCTTTGGTCTGTCGCGAGTGAGCGGGGGTACCGAGGGACCACTATCGTTACCCGCGGCAAGGAAGGCTTCGAGCTTCACCTCCCAAACGAAGAGAAGCTGGCTATGCAGGCGCCAGACGTGGACGCAGTGGATTCCACTGGCGCCGGGGATTGCTTCTGCGGGGTTGTTGCCGCACTATGGAACCAATCCGACGACAAGCTCGGTGTTTGCGAGATCGCCATGATGGCTGCGAGCCTCAGCGTCACCCGCCGGGGCGCACAGCCATCCATGCCGAGCTATTCCGAAGTGAAAGGCTTTGTCGAGAGCCTATAA
- the hisC_2 gene encoding Histidinol-phosphate aminotransferase encodes MYGEYAHFCRNVMRCSVDTFPLLPSDCYLVDLDKLIGAATSGYDFIVIVNPNNPTGRHIPASNLKAFLERLPPRTTCWIDEAYIDYIEGEESLEATACETANAIVCKSLSKSLALSGARAGYLVANTGLISTIRKWSPPWLVGLPAQIAAIRALDEPQYYQKCYDATRTLRAALAAAISKLDPLGKVVESVGNWVVWVPTIDQQRLLDHCQLNGLYLRSLPAMCAIRIAVKDHETQERMIAILRESLDVVSRTGSLASSR; translated from the coding sequence ATGTATGGCGAGTACGCGCACTTTTGCCGCAACGTGATGCGATGCTCCGTCGATACCTTTCCCCTCCTACCTTCCGATTGTTACCTCGTCGACCTCGACAAGTTGATTGGCGCTGCAACCAGCGGATATGACTTCATCGTGATCGTCAACCCGAACAACCCGACCGGCCGACACATTCCGGCGTCGAACCTTAAGGCGTTCTTAGAGCGCTTGCCACCAAGAACCACGTGCTGGATTGACGAGGCCTATATCGACTACATCGAGGGCGAGGAATCGCTCGAAGCTACAGCCTGCGAAACCGCGAATGCCATCGTTTGCAAGTCCCTTTCGAAATCTCTCGCCCTCAGCGGCGCCAGGGCCGGCTACCTGGTTGCCAATACCGGTCTAATCTCTACGATCAGGAAATGGTCGCCGCCTTGGTTAGTGGGGCTTCCGGCACAGATCGCGGCTATCCGTGCACTCGACGAGCCCCAATATTATCAAAAGTGTTATGACGCGACACGAACACTTCGTGCCGCCTTGGCAGCAGCGATATCAAAACTGGACCCACTCGGCAAAGTAGTCGAGTCCGTGGGCAACTGGGTGGTCTGGGTGCCTACGATCGATCAGCAGCGACTTCTCGATCACTGCCAGCTGAACGGGCTCTATCTGCGAAGCCTTCCCGCGATGTGCGCCATCAGAATCGCCGTAAAGGACCATGAAACGCAGGAGCGCATGATCGCTATTCTGCGAGAGTCCTTGGACGTCGTCAGCAGAACTGGAAGCTTGGCATCGAGCCGATAA
- the murQ gene encoding N-acetylmuramic acid 6-phosphate etherase, with protein sequence MSTEARNPRSYSLDRMSAREIVRLMNEEEAIVMRAMQGAEAAIAAAAERVAETFRYGGRVVYVGAGTSGRVAAADAAEMQPTFSIEPGRFITLIAGGPHAASESIEGAEDEEYEAIASVNGLDLSRKDAVIGLSASGRTPYVVAAVKHAAAKGIWTCGIANVKGTPLMAVSEHTILIETGPEVLTGSTRLKAGTAQKMVLNRISTTAMVLCGKVIENLMIDVHPKNQKLKDRCINILRELTSVTQEEARQLLESHGYNIRSVLALLHDREKPRADAHSAQKQLP encoded by the coding sequence ATGAGCACGGAAGCCCGAAATCCCCGCTCCTACAGCCTTGATCGTATGTCCGCGCGCGAAATCGTGCGGCTCATGAACGAGGAAGAAGCCATCGTCATGCGTGCGATGCAAGGGGCCGAAGCTGCGATCGCCGCCGCGGCGGAGCGCGTCGCCGAGACATTCCGCTACGGCGGTCGCGTGGTCTACGTCGGCGCGGGAACGAGCGGTCGCGTGGCCGCTGCAGATGCTGCAGAAATGCAGCCGACGTTCAGCATTGAGCCTGGCCGCTTTATCACGCTCATCGCGGGGGGACCGCATGCGGCGAGCGAGAGTATAGAGGGCGCCGAGGATGAGGAGTACGAGGCCATCGCCAGCGTCAATGGTCTGGATCTTTCCCGAAAGGACGCGGTAATCGGCCTAAGCGCAAGTGGGAGGACCCCCTATGTCGTGGCCGCGGTCAAGCACGCTGCCGCCAAGGGAATCTGGACCTGCGGTATTGCAAACGTCAAGGGTACGCCCCTTATGGCGGTTAGTGAGCATACGATCCTCATCGAAACCGGACCCGAGGTGCTGACCGGTTCAACTCGACTGAAGGCCGGCACTGCCCAAAAGATGGTACTGAACCGAATCAGCACCACCGCAATGGTGCTTTGCGGCAAGGTGATCGAGAACTTGATGATCGATGTTCACCCCAAGAATCAGAAGCTGAAGGATCGCTGCATCAATATCCTGAGAGAATTAACCAGCGTGACTCAGGAGGAGGCCCGTCAGCTCTTGGAGTCGCATGGCTACAATATCCGGAGCGTGCTGGCCCTCCTGCATGACCGCGAGAAGCCGCGTGCTGATGCTCATTCTGCCCAAAAGCAGCTTCCCTGA
- the arsM gene encoding Arsenite methyltransferase, translating into MNDTNLLDRDDIRELVRRKYGEAALHVMTSGTAACCGSGEEPCCGGNEPKSEGCCTNTVDPITSNLYSDTEASEVPEAAILASLGCGNPTALTELREGEIVLDLGSGGGIDVLLSAKRVGPTGFAYGLDMTDGMLALAEKNRQEAGASNVTFLKGHIEQIPLPDESIDVIISNCVINLSADKSQVLKEAFRVLRPGGRFAVSDVVVDGPLPDAVRRDMEMYVGCVAGALDRDEYRQGLEKAGFADIDIEPTRRYRFSDLEGTWSEHGIGSLTPNERQALDGKIMSAFIRAVKPA; encoded by the coding sequence ATGAACGATACCAACCTGCTAGATCGAGACGACATTCGAGAATTGGTGCGCCGGAAGTATGGCGAGGCAGCACTGCATGTCATGACTTCGGGAACGGCCGCCTGTTGCGGCTCTGGCGAAGAGCCTTGCTGCGGCGGAAACGAGCCCAAGTCAGAGGGATGTTGTACCAATACCGTGGACCCCATTACATCGAACCTGTATTCCGATACAGAGGCAAGCGAGGTTCCGGAGGCAGCGATTCTGGCATCTCTAGGCTGCGGCAACCCGACCGCATTAACCGAACTTCGCGAGGGAGAGATCGTACTCGACCTTGGCAGTGGGGGCGGCATCGACGTGCTTCTATCAGCGAAACGGGTCGGCCCGACAGGGTTCGCCTATGGCCTGGATATGACCGACGGGATGCTCGCCCTCGCCGAGAAGAATAGACAGGAAGCGGGAGCGTCAAACGTTACGTTTCTCAAAGGACATATCGAGCAGATTCCGCTGCCCGATGAGTCGATCGACGTGATCATCAGCAACTGTGTGATCAACCTGTCCGCCGACAAGAGCCAAGTGCTAAAGGAGGCCTTCAGAGTGCTTCGGCCCGGGGGTCGCTTCGCTGTCTCCGATGTCGTAGTCGATGGACCGTTGCCCGATGCGGTACGAAGAGACATGGAGATGTACGTCGGGTGTGTCGCCGGCGCGCTCGACAGAGACGAGTATCGCCAGGGTCTAGAAAAGGCCGGATTTGCGGACATCGACATCGAGCCCACTCGGCGCTACCGATTCTCCGATCTGGAGGGGACTTGGAGCGAACACGGAATTGGCAGCCTCACGCCAAATGAGCGGCAGGCCCTGGACGGGAAGATCATGAGCGCCTTCATTCGAGCTGTAAAGCCGGCATGA
- the clpY gene encoding ATP-dependent protease ATPase subunit ClpY: protein MSIPIEELTPRQIVAELDRYIVGQDATKKAVAVALRNRYRRQQLPPAERDDIVPKNILMIGPTGVGKTEIARRLAQLAKAPFIKVEATKFTEVGYVGRDVESMIRDLVAGAVRLVEQERMDAARPAAERQALDRLVELLEESRPKKRKKRKTPAELDNPIVRQAFEMFGKAMHDEYPDSDSTSEDTEDESPAERKKRKAALRRQIVSGKLDDREVEVEIDEPGGNPFVQVFTPQGLEEMGLDLINQAGSMSGRRSYRTMKVSEALEILVDQEARKLIDTGSVHREAVHRTEQTGIIFLDEIDKVAAKTGGAGPDVSREGVQRDLLPIIEGSTVATKFGPVKTDHILFIAAGAFHMSKPSDLIPELQGRLPIRVELDNLSEADFRKILHQPKNALSKQYVQLLAVDGVDLEFKPAALDEIAKIAAEVNLKVENIGARRLHTVMEKLLSNLLFEAPDASRRKVVVDVEFVQTQLAELAQDADLSRYIL, encoded by the coding sequence ATGAGCATCCCAATCGAGGAACTCACCCCCCGCCAAATTGTCGCCGAGCTGGATAGGTATATCGTCGGCCAAGATGCGACCAAGAAAGCGGTTGCGGTGGCCCTTCGCAACCGATACCGCCGTCAGCAGCTTCCTCCCGCCGAACGGGATGACATCGTCCCCAAGAACATCCTGATGATCGGGCCGACCGGCGTGGGGAAGACCGAAATCGCACGGCGATTGGCCCAGCTGGCGAAGGCGCCCTTCATCAAGGTCGAGGCGACGAAGTTCACCGAAGTCGGATACGTGGGTCGCGATGTCGAATCCATGATCCGTGACTTGGTCGCCGGTGCGGTCCGACTAGTGGAACAGGAGCGAATGGACGCCGCTCGACCGGCGGCAGAGAGGCAGGCCCTCGATAGGTTGGTCGAGCTTCTCGAGGAGTCCCGACCAAAGAAAAGGAAAAAGCGCAAGACTCCGGCCGAGCTTGACAACCCAATTGTGCGGCAAGCCTTCGAAATGTTCGGCAAGGCGATGCACGATGAATACCCCGATTCGGACTCCACCTCTGAAGATACCGAGGACGAGTCTCCCGCGGAGCGAAAGAAGCGAAAGGCCGCCCTTCGAAGACAGATCGTCAGTGGGAAGCTAGACGACCGCGAGGTCGAGGTGGAGATCGACGAGCCGGGCGGCAATCCATTCGTCCAAGTCTTCACACCCCAAGGGCTCGAGGAGATGGGATTGGATCTGATCAACCAGGCAGGTTCGATGTCCGGAAGGCGCTCATACCGCACGATGAAGGTGTCGGAAGCGCTTGAAATCCTGGTGGACCAGGAGGCCAGGAAGCTCATCGACACCGGGAGCGTCCACCGCGAGGCTGTGCATCGGACCGAACAGACCGGCATCATTTTTTTGGACGAGATCGACAAAGTTGCGGCAAAGACCGGAGGGGCAGGGCCAGACGTCTCTCGGGAAGGCGTGCAACGAGATCTGTTGCCAATCATCGAAGGTTCCACCGTCGCAACCAAGTTTGGGCCTGTCAAGACCGACCATATCCTCTTCATTGCCGCCGGCGCCTTTCACATGTCCAAGCCAAGCGATTTGATTCCCGAACTCCAGGGCAGATTGCCCATCCGGGTGGAACTGGACAATCTAAGCGAGGCCGACTTCAGGAAGATCCTCCATCAGCCGAAGAACGCGTTGTCGAAGCAATACGTGCAGCTCCTGGCCGTAGACGGAGTTGATTTGGAGTTCAAACCTGCCGCTCTTGATGAAATCGCGAAGATCGCGGCGGAGGTCAATCTCAAGGTTGAGAACATTGGCGCCCGCCGACTTCATACGGTAATGGAAAAGTTGCTTTCGAATCTGCTGTTCGAGGCCCCAGACGCGAGTCGTCGGAAGGTTGTGGTGGATGTGGAATTCGTGCAGACTCAGCTTGCCGAACTGGCCCAAGACGCGGACCTAAGCCGCTACATTCTTTAG